One window from the genome of Spirosoma rhododendri encodes:
- a CDS encoding DMT family transporter, with protein MDDRKRYWVGAGLVLLSAFCFACKGILIKLAFRYPVDPIALLTLRMAFSLPFYLAIGQYLKRIEGPVSLSRREWVALAAVGITGYYFASLFNFIGLVYISASLERILLFIYPTFVLLLNAVGFSRRVTRQQVIALLLTYSGILLAFVGNIGASAHTNVMLGAFWVILSGLVYALYLVGSESVMRRLGSQRFTCYAMVAATVPTVLHGVVAHGEGLFHYPMPVYGLGLIMAIFVTVVPTFMMAEGIRRVGAGNTSIIASIGPIFTIGLSTAILHEVITWQQVAGTGLVLLGVFLTSWKTPKKLLISSNKYRNTIN; from the coding sequence ATGGACGATCGTAAACGGTATTGGGTTGGGGCCGGGCTGGTGCTGCTGTCGGCCTTCTGCTTTGCCTGCAAGGGTATTCTGATCAAGCTGGCGTTCCGCTACCCCGTCGACCCGATTGCGTTGCTGACCTTACGCATGGCCTTTTCACTGCCATTTTATCTGGCCATCGGCCAGTATCTGAAACGCATCGAAGGGCCGGTATCGCTATCACGCCGGGAGTGGGTAGCCTTAGCCGCCGTAGGTATTACGGGCTATTACTTCGCCAGCCTGTTCAATTTCATCGGCCTTGTGTACATATCGGCCAGTCTGGAGCGGATACTGCTGTTTATCTACCCAACCTTTGTACTGCTGCTCAACGCGGTTGGCTTCAGCCGACGGGTGACGCGACAGCAGGTAATTGCGTTGCTCCTCACCTATTCGGGCATCCTACTGGCGTTTGTGGGCAACATCGGCGCGTCAGCCCACACAAACGTAATGCTGGGTGCCTTCTGGGTTATTCTGAGCGGGCTCGTTTACGCGCTGTATCTGGTCGGTAGTGAGTCCGTCATGCGTCGGCTGGGCTCGCAGCGGTTCACGTGTTACGCTATGGTAGCGGCTACTGTCCCGACTGTACTGCACGGCGTCGTTGCGCACGGCGAGGGTCTGTTTCATTACCCAATGCCCGTATACGGCCTGGGTCTGATTATGGCAATTTTCGTAACGGTCGTCCCGACGTTTATGATGGCCGAGGGTATCCGGCGTGTTGGCGCAGGTAACACGTCGATCATTGCCAGTATCGGCCCCATTTTCACGATCGGCTTATCGACGGCTATCTTACACGAAGTTATCACCTGGCAGCAGGTTGCTGGTACAGGCCTTGTCCTGCTCGGTGTGTTTCTGACAAGCTGGAAAACTCCGAAAAAGCTACTTATATCATCAAATAAGTATAGAAATACAATTAACTGA
- a CDS encoding ArsR/SmtB family transcription factor: MENDKQIDKAAYVLKAVAHPLRIRIIQMLNESTELNVSTIYKNLNAEQSLISHHLINMRDKGILDIRRSGKNIFYFLVDTAVAEIIDCIYRSKIIQ, from the coding sequence ATGGAAAACGACAAACAAATTGATAAAGCAGCATACGTGCTGAAAGCCGTTGCGCACCCGCTACGCATCCGGATCATTCAGATGTTGAACGAAAGTACCGAGCTGAATGTGTCGACGATCTACAAGAACCTGAACGCCGAGCAGTCGCTGATTTCGCACCACCTGATCAACATGCGCGACAAAGGCATTCTCGATATTCGGCGGAGTGGAAAGAATATTTTCTATTTCCTCGTCGATACGGCCGTGGCAGAAATCATTGACTGCATCTACCGCAGCAAGATTATTCAATAG
- the ruvB gene encoding Holliday junction branch migration DNA helicase RuvB translates to MRNDIMKGSGEGMTATDKEIERALRPLSFEDFTGQAKILDNLEVFVRAAMQRGDALDHVLLHGPPGLGKTTLSHIIANELNANIKMTSGPVLDKPSDLAGLLTNLQPNDVLFIDEIHRLNPIVEEYLYSAMEDYKIDIMLDSGPNARTVQIKLNPFTLIGATTRAGMLTSPLRARFGISCRLEYYDAQLLTSIVQRSSAILGTAIDETGAYEIARRSRGTPRIANNLLRRTRDFAQVKGNGYINVDIAEIALSALDVDQNGLDDMDNRILSTIIEKFKGGPVGITTIATACGEESETIEEVYEPFLIQEGFLKRTSRGREATEKAYHHLGIMPPMRPGELFN, encoded by the coding sequence ATGCGAAACGATATTATGAAAGGATCGGGCGAGGGCATGACCGCAACGGATAAAGAAATCGAACGGGCTTTACGCCCCCTGTCGTTTGAAGACTTTACCGGGCAGGCGAAAATTCTCGATAACCTTGAAGTTTTTGTGCGGGCGGCTATGCAGCGGGGCGACGCGCTCGACCACGTGCTGCTCCACGGCCCGCCGGGACTGGGTAAAACCACGCTGTCGCACATCATTGCCAACGAGCTGAACGCCAACATCAAGATGACGTCCGGCCCCGTTCTGGATAAACCCAGCGACCTCGCCGGTCTGCTGACTAATCTGCAACCGAACGACGTGCTGTTCATCGACGAGATTCACCGGCTCAACCCCATCGTGGAAGAGTACCTGTATTCGGCGATGGAAGACTACAAGATCGACATTATGCTCGACTCGGGTCCGAACGCGCGTACGGTGCAGATCAAGCTCAACCCCTTCACGCTGATCGGTGCTACAACCCGGGCCGGTATGCTGACGTCTCCGTTGCGCGCCCGCTTTGGCATCAGCTGCCGCCTTGAGTACTACGACGCGCAACTGCTGACCAGCATTGTGCAGCGGTCATCGGCTATTCTGGGTACGGCCATCGATGAGACGGGGGCGTATGAGATTGCCCGCCGGAGCCGGGGTACACCGCGTATTGCCAACAACTTGCTGCGCAGAACCCGTGATTTTGCGCAGGTGAAAGGCAACGGCTACATCAACGTCGACATTGCCGAGATCGCGCTGAGCGCGCTCGACGTCGATCAGAACGGACTCGACGATATGGACAACCGTATCCTGTCGACAATTATCGAGAAGTTCAAGGGCGGCCCGGTGGGGATAACGACCATTGCCACCGCCTGCGGGGAAGAGTCTGAGACGATCGAAGAAGTGTACGAACCGTTTCTGATTCAGGAAGGGTTTCTGAAGCGCACGTCGCGCGGTCGGGAAGCGACCGAGAAAGCGTACCACCACCTGGGTATAATGCCCCCCATGCGGCCCGGTGAGCTGTTCAACTAA
- a CDS encoding PKD domain-containing protein: MVWLLCLFFGIGGAQAQGIKISGKACVPDQQCKADSMRFVDSVRTGITRRVWNFGDGSAAVTRTAVGDSAVQHVFERAGTYTVTLTRTTSASVTTTSERIVSVYNRPQSFANWKTDTTICKGEKITLDPYASGPPQSGLRFLWYPKGDTTQTISVDSSGCYSVEAIDPNGCTYQDRINVDVCGEKKESQGVKWYFGQNAGLDFGGGGSPKPITDGNLSTIEGSSSIANTKGQLLFYSDGITIYDKNGNPMKSLVPGDTSAVTIPLGGNTRSTQSALIVPKPTCRGCEYLYYVYTTSEIRGNKVLTYSVVDMRQNSGKGAIVEKNVPVTQNGTEQSASVRNDRDSTYWVVNRKFDSNCFEIRHLTTAENPIVTTYCGGQKIDSLAQAEGYMKIGPADTSSANKGNRPMAVVIPGPPKNSVDLYTFNDSTGKMTFNRTLQLGNAPPKAYGVEFSPDGNSLYVTMLADTNRDGSQKGTSYVVKYDLTQKDSLLTQSRTVVDSSTTRQYGSIQIGPDGRIYVAVKGSRNLGTIENPNGGLLDSLQFNPAGQSLGGKTSQLGLPNLVSNFNDQSSGPGFTYSDTCARQPTVFQGSPNCPKLKETYTWNFGDGSVPVSTTALQPQRHTYQQPGQYYVSFHIVTRTSSGGICKDTLIKDTLTILETPQQMNLGPDTVICNKRGITLDLKVPATNYVWLVNGAVAGRQRTITFTRPGFYYAIGFAANGECYKTDTIRVQIRPVPSLNLGPDTLTCYKSTVELTVPQQVWRTFRWNTGATTKTITAPVAGVYSVTATFPTDNATCENSDTIRVSELPQIRLQAALTGPRSCTSADGAIALTVTPAGSYTYTYAWTRTDGAVLPGRSQLTNLIEGRYAVQVTDSIHACKVDSAFQLKSTANQLTLTPNVRDALCSIPNSGTISLNISGGTAVAYSWLDQNNNLITSTPVFDKAAPGRYNVQVQDANGCRAGRDSIVVRLDSAGFARLAAAPPKCSGQGVSLSLVTGDLTGNVYQWSNGATTPTINVSQPGSYSVTVTNTQTGCKGSSSVQVADRPAPNFAVTQQAALCVGDQGRTQLVANGASGLQFQWIGSDGRPLSDTARVLAVSQIGNYILRVTDPLGCTATATASVINQCEPRVNAPDAFSPNNDGVNDQFQVFSNYITDYEMRVYNRWGEVIFMSTNPEQKWDGTYRGSDYPSMLYPYVISYKSESFPERGKIVRRGSVLLVR, from the coding sequence ATGGTGTGGCTGCTGTGCCTGTTTTTTGGCATTGGCGGTGCCCAGGCGCAGGGAATAAAAATAAGTGGAAAAGCCTGTGTGCCCGATCAGCAGTGTAAGGCCGATTCCATGCGGTTTGTGGATAGTGTGCGGACGGGCATAACCCGTCGGGTCTGGAACTTTGGCGACGGCAGCGCAGCCGTAACCAGAACGGCCGTCGGCGATTCGGCCGTGCAGCACGTCTTCGAGCGGGCGGGTACATACACCGTGACGCTGACCCGAACCACCAGCGCGTCGGTAACGACGACCTCCGAGCGGATTGTGTCGGTGTATAACCGGCCGCAGTCGTTTGCCAACTGGAAAACGGACACGACTATCTGTAAAGGCGAAAAAATTACGCTCGATCCCTACGCCAGCGGCCCACCGCAGTCGGGGCTGCGGTTTCTGTGGTACCCCAAAGGCGATACGACGCAGACTATTTCAGTTGACAGTTCTGGCTGTTATTCGGTCGAAGCCATCGATCCGAATGGGTGTACGTACCAGGATCGTATCAACGTCGACGTTTGCGGGGAAAAGAAAGAATCGCAGGGCGTTAAGTGGTATTTCGGGCAGAACGCGGGGCTGGACTTCGGCGGTGGCGGATCGCCCAAGCCAATCACCGATGGTAATCTGAGTACGATCGAGGGGTCGTCGTCGATTGCCAATACGAAAGGGCAGCTGCTGTTTTATTCGGACGGGATTACGATCTACGATAAGAACGGTAACCCGATGAAGTCGCTCGTGCCGGGCGACACCAGTGCCGTTACGATACCATTGGGTGGCAATACCCGATCGACGCAATCGGCCCTGATCGTACCCAAACCGACCTGCCGGGGCTGCGAATATTTGTATTACGTATATACCACATCGGAGATTCGGGGCAACAAAGTATTGACATACAGTGTGGTCGATATGCGGCAAAACAGTGGCAAGGGCGCAATTGTCGAAAAGAACGTTCCGGTTACGCAGAACGGCACCGAACAGTCGGCGTCAGTACGCAACGACCGCGATTCGACGTACTGGGTTGTCAACCGGAAATTTGATTCCAACTGTTTTGAGATTCGCCACCTGACCACGGCTGAAAACCCCATCGTGACGACTTACTGCGGTGGACAGAAAATCGATTCGCTGGCGCAGGCGGAAGGGTATATGAAGATTGGTCCGGCCGATACGAGCAGCGCGAACAAAGGCAATCGCCCGATGGCCGTTGTTATCCCCGGCCCGCCCAAAAACTCCGTCGATCTGTATACGTTCAACGACTCGACGGGTAAGATGACATTCAACCGGACGCTACAGCTGGGCAACGCTCCGCCCAAAGCCTACGGTGTTGAGTTTTCGCCTGATGGCAATAGCCTGTACGTAACCATGCTGGCTGATACCAACCGCGACGGTAGCCAGAAAGGAACATCGTACGTTGTCAAGTATGACCTGACACAAAAGGATTCGTTGTTGACCCAGTCCCGAACGGTGGTCGACAGTAGCACGACGCGGCAATACGGCTCGATTCAGATCGGCCCGGACGGGCGGATTTATGTGGCTGTCAAAGGCAGCCGGAATCTTGGTACGATTGAAAATCCGAACGGTGGCCTGCTTGACAGCCTGCAATTCAACCCAGCCGGTCAATCGCTGGGTGGCAAAACCAGTCAGCTTGGGTTGCCGAACCTTGTGTCGAACTTCAACGACCAGTCGAGCGGTCCGGGCTTTACGTATTCCGACACCTGTGCCCGGCAACCAACCGTGTTTCAGGGAAGCCCCAACTGCCCCAAGCTAAAGGAAACCTATACCTGGAACTTTGGCGACGGTAGTGTACCCGTGTCGACAACGGCCCTGCAACCCCAGCGGCATACCTACCAGCAACCGGGCCAATACTACGTCAGTTTTCACATCGTCACCCGGACCAGTTCGGGCGGTATCTGTAAAGACACGCTCATCAAAGACACGTTGACGATCCTGGAAACTCCGCAGCAGATGAATCTGGGGCCGGATACGGTGATTTGTAACAAACGGGGTATAACGCTCGATCTCAAAGTGCCCGCAACAAACTACGTCTGGCTGGTAAACGGTGCGGTAGCGGGTCGACAACGAACGATCACGTTTACCCGGCCCGGCTTTTACTACGCCATCGGATTCGCTGCCAACGGCGAGTGTTACAAGACCGATACGATCCGGGTGCAGATCAGGCCCGTGCCCTCGCTCAACCTCGGCCCCGATACGCTGACCTGTTACAAATCGACGGTAGAGCTGACGGTACCGCAACAGGTGTGGCGAACGTTCCGCTGGAATACGGGGGCCACGACCAAAACAATTACGGCGCCGGTGGCGGGTGTATACAGCGTCACGGCTACGTTCCCAACCGACAACGCAACCTGCGAAAATAGCGATACGATCCGCGTAAGCGAGCTGCCTCAGATTCGCTTGCAGGCGGCCCTGACCGGGCCCCGGTCCTGTACATCGGCCGACGGAGCCATTGCGCTCACCGTTACGCCAGCGGGCAGCTATACGTATACCTACGCCTGGACCCGAACCGACGGGGCCGTATTGCCGGGCCGTTCGCAACTGACTAACCTGATCGAAGGGCGGTACGCCGTGCAGGTTACCGATAGTATTCATGCCTGTAAGGTTGACTCGGCGTTCCAGCTTAAATCGACCGCTAATCAGTTGACGCTAACGCCGAATGTGCGTGATGCGTTGTGTAGTATACCCAACAGCGGAACGATCAGCCTGAACATATCAGGTGGTACCGCCGTAGCTTATTCGTGGCTCGATCAGAACAACAACCTGATTACATCGACGCCCGTCTTTGACAAAGCTGCGCCCGGCCGGTATAATGTGCAGGTGCAGGACGCCAACGGCTGTAGGGCCGGGCGGGACAGTATCGTTGTCAGGCTGGACAGTGCAGGTTTCGCCCGCTTAGCCGCTGCCCCGCCCAAATGCAGCGGGCAGGGGGTGTCGCTATCGCTGGTGACGGGCGACCTGACCGGCAATGTCTATCAATGGAGCAATGGCGCGACGACGCCCACGATCAACGTCAGTCAGCCGGGGTCGTACAGCGTAACCGTAACGAATACGCAGACCGGTTGTAAAGGCAGCAGCAGCGTACAGGTGGCTGACCGACCCGCGCCAAACTTCGCGGTAACCCAGCAGGCTGCGTTGTGCGTGGGCGATCAGGGACGAACCCAACTGGTGGCCAACGGGGCCAGTGGGCTACAGTTTCAGTGGATTGGCAGCGATGGGCGACCGTTGTCGGATACGGCTCGTGTGCTGGCGGTCAGTCAGATCGGCAACTACATCCTGCGCGTTACCGACCCGCTCGGTTGCACGGCGACAGCAACGGCGAGTGTTATTAACCAGTGCGAGCCACGCGTGAACGCACCGGATGCGTTTTCGCCCAACAACGATGGCGTCAACGATCAGTTCCAGGTGTTCTCCAACTACATCACCGACTACGAAATGCGGGTGTATAACCGCTGGGGCGAAGTGATCTTTATGTCGACCAATCCTGAGCAGAAATGGGACGGCACCTACCGTGGTTCCGACTATCCATCCATGCTGTACCCATACGTCATTAGTTATAAAAGTGAGTCGTTTCCCGAACGGGGCAAAATCGTCAGGCGGGGGTCTGTGCTGCTCGTGCGGTAG
- a CDS encoding PorP/SprF family type IX secretion system membrane protein, which translates to MFKKYLLLGLLLSLGRLAQAQDPQFTQFYAAPLYLNPAFAGSAYAPRLTANYRNQWPAITNYVTTMVGFDHYFDRINSGVGLLISNDNQGQGRIQATEIGLQYAYQFQVSESSTVRLGLQGSYVNRNINYFGLTFGDQFSDRGFISGSSTIDPVAQGGFPKNKYLDFSTGALVFSDWYWVGVSAHHINRPDQGFFVNGRSRLPMKGSIQAGLRIPLNGVTGLSDELDREISISPVILYKFQGKYDQLDVGAYLTYSPITVGAYYRGIPFKKYDQTINNNDAVALLAGYRVDKFSIGYSYDATISSLGASGGSHELSLSYIFEKPERRTGVRRRDKKLPCPKF; encoded by the coding sequence ATGTTCAAGAAATACCTGCTTTTAGGACTGTTGCTATCGTTGGGTCGGCTGGCGCAGGCGCAGGATCCGCAGTTTACGCAGTTTTACGCAGCTCCACTTTACCTGAATCCGGCTTTCGCCGGTTCGGCTTACGCGCCCCGGCTGACGGCCAACTATCGAAATCAATGGCCAGCCATCACCAACTACGTAACGACAATGGTTGGGTTCGATCATTATTTCGATCGTATCAACAGTGGCGTTGGGCTGCTCATCAGCAACGACAATCAGGGGCAGGGCCGCATTCAGGCTACGGAGATTGGCCTGCAATACGCATACCAGTTTCAGGTTAGTGAGTCGTCGACCGTACGGCTTGGGTTGCAGGGTTCGTATGTTAACCGCAACATCAATTATTTCGGCCTGACGTTCGGCGATCAGTTCAGTGATCGGGGCTTCATTTCCGGCAGCAGCACGATCGATCCGGTGGCGCAGGGCGGTTTCCCAAAAAACAAATACCTCGACTTCTCGACGGGGGCGCTGGTCTTCTCCGACTGGTATTGGGTGGGGGTTTCGGCGCACCATATCAACCGCCCCGATCAGGGCTTTTTTGTCAATGGCCGGAGCCGGCTGCCAATGAAAGGAAGTATTCAGGCGGGGCTGCGGATTCCACTCAACGGTGTTACTGGTCTGTCCGACGAGCTGGACCGCGAAATCAGTATTTCGCCGGTGATTCTCTACAAGTTTCAGGGCAAATACGATCAGTTGGATGTCGGGGCTTACCTGACGTATTCGCCCATTACCGTCGGTGCGTACTACCGGGGGATTCCGTTCAAAAAGTACGATCAGACGATCAACAACAACGACGCGGTGGCGCTGCTGGCTGGCTACCGGGTCGATAAGTTTTCGATTGGCTATAGCTACGACGCTACTATTTCGTCGCTGGGAGCCAGCGGTGGTTCGCACGAACTGTCGCTATCGTACATCTTCGAGAAGCCCGAACGCCGTACCGGTGTCCGTCGGCGCGACAAAAAACTCCCCTGTCCGAAGTTTTGA
- a CDS encoding aspartate kinase — translation MKVFKFGGASVKDAAGVRNLARVVKEQGPKSAVIVSAMGKTTNALEELVWAWLADDKPSIQAKNAQIRAYHEGIMADLTGDFAPVHQTIALLESMTQQPATGSRDEVYDQIVSLGEVLSTQVVAAHLQSAGVPTQWLDARQLIRTDVTFREGRVDWTETKKRVCEAIDKQQVSIIQGFIGQSTDGRTTTLGREGSDYSAAIVAYCLNADSVTIWKDVPGVLNADPKWFDDTVLLQRITYQDAIELAYYGATVIHPKTIKPLQNKNIPLYVRSFIDSDAPGTMIGDTGQHLTTPSFIFKINQLMISLHPTDFSFIAEDNLSRIFGRFAQAGVKINLMQNTAISFTVVVDNDPTRVTPLLDMLRQDFRVSYNDGLELVTIRYYDQSTIDRVLVGKRLLLEQKSRYTVQLVVRGV, via the coding sequence ATGAAAGTTTTCAAGTTTGGTGGAGCGTCGGTGAAAGATGCTGCGGGCGTGCGGAATCTGGCTCGGGTTGTGAAAGAGCAGGGACCAAAGTCGGCGGTGATCGTGTCGGCGATGGGCAAAACAACTAACGCGCTGGAAGAACTGGTCTGGGCATGGCTGGCAGACGATAAGCCGTCGATTCAGGCGAAAAACGCGCAGATTCGGGCGTACCACGAGGGAATCATGGCCGATCTGACGGGAGACTTCGCGCCAGTCCACCAAACGATTGCGCTATTGGAATCGATGACGCAGCAGCCCGCAACCGGTAGCCGCGATGAAGTATACGATCAGATTGTATCGCTGGGTGAAGTCCTGTCGACGCAGGTTGTCGCGGCTCACCTGCAAAGTGCGGGTGTTCCGACGCAGTGGCTGGATGCCCGACAACTCATCCGCACCGATGTTACGTTTCGGGAGGGGCGCGTCGATTGGACGGAGACAAAAAAGCGGGTGTGCGAGGCCATCGACAAACAGCAGGTGTCGATCATTCAGGGATTCATCGGGCAGTCGACTGATGGGCGGACGACGACGCTGGGCCGCGAAGGGTCCGATTATTCAGCGGCTATCGTTGCCTACTGCCTGAACGCCGATAGCGTGACAATCTGGAAGGATGTGCCGGGGGTTCTCAACGCCGATCCCAAATGGTTTGACGATACCGTACTGCTGCAACGTATTACGTATCAGGACGCCATCGAATTAGCCTATTACGGGGCAACGGTTATCCACCCGAAAACTATCAAGCCCCTTCAGAACAAGAATATTCCGCTGTATGTCCGTTCGTTTATCGACTCGGATGCGCCGGGTACGATGATCGGCGACACGGGGCAGCACCTGACCACACCCTCGTTCATCTTCAAAATAAATCAGTTAATGATTTCGCTGCACCCGACAGACTTCTCGTTTATCGCGGAAGATAACCTGAGCCGGATCTTCGGGCGGTTTGCGCAGGCGGGGGTGAAAATCAACCTGATGCAGAACACTGCAATCAGCTTTACCGTCGTCGTCGACAACGACCCGACCCGTGTAACTCCGCTACTCGACATGCTCCGGCAGGATTTCCGGGTCAGCTACAACGACGGGCTCGAACTGGTCACGATTCGCTACTACGACCAAAGCACCATCGACCGGGTGCTGGTCGGAAAGCGGCTGTTGCTGGAGCAGAAAAGCCGATATACCGTGCAACTGGTGGTTAGAGGGGTTTAA
- the dxs gene encoding 1-deoxy-D-xylulose-5-phosphate synthase, with translation MLITPGPLLATINTPDDLRKLDKSRLSQLADELRQFIIDDVSVFGGHFGASLGVVELTVALHYVFNTPDDKLIWDVGHQAYGHKILTARREKFHTNRFYKGLSGFPKRKESIYDAFGVGHSSTSISAALGMAVASQLQGNDERHHIAVIGDGALTAGEAFEGMNHAGATDSNLLIVLNDNCMSIDPNVGALREYLTDITTSQTYNKVKDEVWNLLGKMSKFGKSAQEIVSKVESSIKTSVLNQSNLFESLNLRYFGPIDGHDIDHLVSVLDDLKKIPGPKLLHVLTVKGKGYGPAEKDQTKWHAPGLFDKVTGVIQKKVYDTPQPPKYQDVFGNTLVELAEQNPNIVGVTPAMPSGSSMNIMMKAMPKRAFDVGIAEQHAVTFSAGLASQGEVVFCNIYSTFMQRAYDQVIHDVCIQELPVVFCLDRAGFAGADGPTHHGAYDIAFMRCVPNMIVAAPMNEQELRNMMYTAQSDLVQQGKQAFTIRYPRGEGTMPNWKTPLEAQEIGKGRLISDGEDVAILTIGHIGNYAVEATAMLAKEGIRPAHYDMRYVKPLDEALLHQIFSRFDRVLTVEDGCLMGGFGSAVLEFMANHGYMARVKRLGIPDAIVEHGEQIELQRECGFDAPGIADAVRELLYTGRAIAV, from the coding sequence ATGCTGATTACCCCCGGCCCCTTGTTGGCCACCATCAACACACCCGACGACCTTCGCAAACTCGATAAATCCCGTTTGTCTCAGCTTGCCGATGAACTCCGTCAGTTCATCATCGACGACGTTTCCGTCTTCGGTGGGCATTTCGGGGCAAGTCTGGGGGTGGTAGAGCTGACAGTCGCCTTGCATTATGTATTCAACACGCCCGACGATAAGCTGATCTGGGACGTGGGCCATCAGGCATACGGCCACAAGATTCTCACTGCCCGGCGGGAGAAATTTCATACCAACCGATTCTATAAAGGGCTGTCGGGCTTTCCCAAGCGGAAGGAAAGCATCTACGACGCGTTCGGCGTGGGCCACTCGTCGACGTCGATTTCGGCGGCTCTTGGGATGGCTGTAGCCTCGCAGTTGCAGGGTAACGACGAGCGGCACCATATTGCGGTTATCGGCGACGGTGCCCTGACCGCCGGGGAAGCTTTCGAGGGCATGAACCACGCGGGGGCTACCGACAGCAACCTGCTGATCGTGCTCAACGACAACTGCATGAGCATCGACCCCAACGTGGGCGCATTGCGCGAATACCTGACCGACATCACGACCTCGCAGACCTATAACAAGGTGAAAGACGAGGTGTGGAACCTGCTCGGCAAGATGAGCAAGTTCGGCAAGAGCGCGCAGGAAATCGTATCGAAGGTTGAATCGAGCATCAAAACGTCGGTGTTGAACCAAAGTAACCTGTTTGAGTCGCTTAACCTGCGGTATTTTGGCCCGATCGACGGGCACGACATCGACCATCTGGTTAGCGTACTCGATGATCTGAAGAAGATTCCCGGCCCCAAGCTGCTGCATGTGCTGACAGTGAAGGGCAAAGGATACGGCCCGGCCGAAAAAGACCAGACCAAGTGGCACGCGCCCGGTTTGTTCGACAAGGTGACGGGCGTTATCCAGAAGAAAGTTTACGATACCCCGCAGCCGCCCAAGTATCAGGATGTGTTCGGCAATACGCTGGTCGAACTGGCTGAGCAGAACCCGAATATCGTGGGCGTAACGCCAGCTATGCCGTCGGGTTCGTCGATGAATATCATGATGAAAGCGATGCCGAAGCGGGCGTTCGACGTAGGTATTGCCGAGCAGCACGCCGTTACGTTCTCGGCGGGACTGGCCTCGCAGGGTGAAGTTGTGTTCTGCAATATCTATTCGACGTTCATGCAGCGGGCCTACGATCAGGTCATTCATGACGTTTGCATTCAGGAGTTGCCGGTTGTTTTCTGCCTCGACCGGGCCGGTTTCGCCGGTGCCGACGGACCAACCCACCACGGTGCGTATGACATCGCGTTTATGCGCTGTGTACCTAATATGATCGTAGCCGCGCCGATGAACGAGCAGGAGCTGCGCAATATGATGTACACCGCGCAGTCGGACCTGGTGCAGCAGGGGAAGCAGGCGTTCACAATTCGCTACCCACGCGGTGAGGGAACGATGCCGAACTGGAAAACACCGCTGGAAGCGCAGGAAATTGGCAAAGGCCGGTTGATTAGTGACGGCGAAGACGTAGCAATTCTGACGATCGGGCACATTGGCAATTACGCCGTCGAAGCAACGGCGATGCTGGCGAAAGAAGGTATCCGTCCGGCGCACTACGACATGCGTTATGTGAAGCCACTCGACGAAGCTCTGTTGCACCAGATTTTTAGCCGGTTCGACCGCGTTCTGACCGTGGAAGACGGTTGCCTGATGGGCGGGTTTGGTAGCGCAGTGCTTGAGTTTATGGCAAATCACGGCTACATGGCCCGCGTGAAGCGGCTGGGTATCCCGGATGCCATCGTTGAACACGGCGAACAGATCGAGCTTCAGCGTGAGTGCGGATTCGACGCGCCGGGTATAGCTGATGCCGTCCGTGAACTGCTCTATACTGGCCGCGCGATAGCGGTCTAA